Proteins encoded in a region of the Neodiprion virginianus isolate iyNeoVirg1 chromosome 2, iyNeoVirg1.1, whole genome shotgun sequence genome:
- the LOC124298488 gene encoding probable phosphorylase b kinase regulatory subunit beta isoform X5, producing MFLKISNYEDTVRQLDIYYGIVKRQLLRHQSCITGLFPQISSDKVVGSVRESIYCAAAIWSLYQAYRRIDDDRGKSYELGQSAIKCMRGILECWIKQSSRIELFKRNQCNLFALHCKFHLVTGDEIFPDTDYHHLQIDVVSLYLIFLVQMISSGLQIIYTQDEVAFVQNLVYYVERAYRTPDFGIWERGSRYNDGTPEIHASSIGMAKSALEAINGCNLFGEKGASWSVIYVDIDAHNRNRSIFETMLPRESSSKSVDAALLPTISFPAFATHEENLYNETKANIIRRLQGNYGFKRFGRDGYKTVLEETHRRYYKQGQIKEFDNIECEWPLFYIFMIIDGVFKTLPEQVEEYQNLLKLRLHKDVNGDPVIPMYYFVPEENIEVEKAQPGSALRMSSIEGSGQKSTGEAENVTLYLWNQAMFVIAQLLTAGLLHINELDPIRRYLPSYNRPRRAGRYSAFQAKPSIGTHTDLVVQIVLIAESMRLQAMMATYGIQTQTPHEVEPVQIWSSTQLVKVYEQLGVNKKLDLRGRPARPVGSLGTSKVYRVCGMTVLCYPLIFEVSEFYLYRDMALLIDDIKTELQFVGRYWRLSGRPTVCLLIREEHMRDPQFKQMLDLFAMLKKGYCDGTKVRIGRLQNLISSSCIEHLDFMDTMDTDLSLTQFRQLEHDYIGYQSLTDVPRALSYSEELKEYSKYMKEPLCNILDEIRNTDGLYAKCQLYGILLKREGIDYKCNGLTVGDHLRGLYQQAGGLRYWMAIRYCSSMLHHTVDSISPFITGVLVNGKQITVGVVGQEETVFDKPMTPAEIQSVMYSTIQPHDIIQAVLQQEVLLYCGRLIGTNPEMFKGILKIRVGWVLEAVKLYVQMFGKNPKPIENYSPYEVRRFLMKVLTIKDWAVTQNLSILGRRKIEGCLCRVPANFYNQVWEVLVRCPFGITVNGRDLAQKPTLFNMTRSELTFALLVESILNHIPLPEYRQLVVELLTIVSTILLRNPELKFQKQLDLNKLVEDAFIMYCKDQNIDKSKDMTPLFSAHFTITTGYLARAVVNDVLIGGCFSTALNVQDSVEADEMCKIT from the exons atgtttttgaaaatatctaacTACGAGGATACTGTTCGCCAACTAGATATATATTATGGCATAG TAAAAAGACAGTTATTGAGACATCAAAGCTGCATCACAGGcctttttcctcaaatttcaAGTGACAAAGTTGTTGGCAGCGTTAGGGAAAGTATTTACTGTGCAGCAGCAATCTGGAGCTTGTATCAAGCCTACAG ACGAATAGATGATGACAGAGGAAAATCTTACGAGCTTGGGCAGTCAGCCATAAAGTGTATGCGAGGTATACTTGAATGCTGGATAAAGCAGTCATCAAGAATCGAATTGTTCAAGCGCAATCAGTGCAACTTATTTGCTCTGcattgtaaatttcatttagTTACAGGCGATGAAATATTTCCAGATACAGATTATCACCATTTACAG ATCGATGTTGTTTCTCTTTACCTGATTTTTCTGGTTCAAATGATATCATCGGGCTTGCAAATAATATATACGCAGGACGAAGTAGCTTTTGTACAGAACTTGGTATACTATGTTGAGCGAGCCTATCGCACACCAGATTTTGGTATTTGGGAACGGGGTAGCCGTTACAATGACGGAACACCTGAGATACATGCCAGTTCCATTGGTATGGCTAAAAGCGCACTGGAAGCCATAAATGGATGTAATTTGTTTGGAGAAAAAGGAGCATCCTGGTCCGTTATATATGTCGACATCGATGCTCATAATAGGAACCGCAGcatttttgaaacaatgctcCCAAGAGAATCTAGTTCAAAG AGTGTCGATGCTGCCTTGCTTCCTACTATTTCGTTTCCAGCATTTGCAACTcatgaagaaaatttatacaatgaaaCTAAGGCAAATATAATACGCAGACTGCAAGGCAATTATGGTTTCAAACGATTTGGTAGGGATGGGTATAAGACTGTGCTTGAAGAAACACATCGTCGGTACTATAAGCAAGGACAAATTAAG GAATTTGACAACATCGAGTGTGAGTGGccattattttatattttcatgatCATTGATGGCGTATTCAAAACTCTTCCAGAGCAAGTTGAAGAGTATCAAAACCTGTTGAAATTGAGACTTCATAAAGACGTTAATGGAG ATCCTGTGATACCCATGTATTACTTTGTCCctgaagaaaatattgaagtaGAAAAAGCGCAGCCAGGCAGTGCACTGCGAATGTCCAGCATCGAAGGTAGTGGGCAGAAATCAACTGGCGAAGCAGAGAATGTAACCCTTTACTTGTGGAACCAAGCTATGTTCGTAATTGCACAGTTGTTAACAGCTGGTTTGTTGCACATTAATGAGTTGGATCCAATTCGACGTTATCTTCCGTCTTACAATAGGCCACGTAGAGCGGGTAGATACTCTGCGTTTCAG GCAAAGCCCAGCATT GGGACGCACACAGATCTGGTTGTACAGATAGTTTTAATCGCAGAGTCCATGAGGCTGCAGGCTATGATGGCTACATATGGTATTCAAACACAGACACCTCATGAAGTAGAACCTGTACAAATCTGGTCATCCACTCAATTGGTTAAAGTCTATGAACAACTTGGAGTCAATAAGAAATTAGATCTGCGTGGTCGACCTGCAAGGCCGGTTGGTTCCCTAGGCACTAGTAAG GTGTACAGAGTTTGCGGTATGACGGTCTTATGCTATCCCTTGATATTCGAagtttctgaattttatttatatcggGATATGGCACTACTGATTGATGACATCAAAACGGAGCTGCAATTTGTTGGCAGATATTGGAGACTCTCTGGCCGGCCTACCGTCTGTCTTCTTATAAGAGAAGAACACATGCG TGACCcacaatttaaacaaatgtTGGATTTATTTGCAATGTTGAAAAAAGGATACTGTGATGGAACTAAAGTAAGAATTGGACGCTTGCAAAATCTGATCTCGTCTTCATGCATTG AGCATTTAGACTTCATGGATACCATGGACACTGATCTATCGCTTACGCAATTCCGACAACTAGAACATGACTACATTGGATATCAGAGTTTGACAGATGTACCCCGGGCACTGTCGTATTCTGAAGAATTAAAAGAATATTCC aaATACATGAAAGAGCCATTATGCAACATATTAGACGAAATTCGAAATACAGATGGACTGTACGCTAAATGTCAGCTTTATGGCATCTTGTTGAAACGTGAAGGCATTGACTACAAATGTAATGGACTGACAG TGGGTGATCACCTCAGGGGTTTGTATCAGCAGGCTGGTGGCCTCAGATATTGGATGGCAATCCGTTACTGTAGTAGTATGCTGCATCACACTGTCGACAGTATTAGTCCGTTTATCACAGGCGTCCTTGTCAATGGAAAACAG atAACAGTTGGTGTGGTAGGTCAAGAAGAAACTGTGTTCGATAAACCAATGACTCCTGCTGAGATCCAGTCCGTTATGTATTCTACGATTCAACCTCATGACATAATTCAAGCTGTCCTTCAACAGGAGGTTCTACTTTATTGCGGTAGACTTATCGGCACCAATCCAGAAATGTTTAAAGGCATTCTTAAAATACGTGTTGG TTGGGTGCTAGAAGCTGTCAAACTCTATGTGCAAATGTTTGGAAAGAACCCAAAACCCATTGAGAACTATAGCCCCTACGAAGTTAGACGATTCTTGATGAAAGTGCTGACCATCAAGGATTGGGCAGTTACACAGAA tttgaGCATATTAGGTAGAAGGAAGATTGAAGGATGCCTGTGCAGAGTGCCTGCAAACTTTTACAACCAGGTATGGGAAGTTCTGGTTCGTTGTCCTTTTGGGATTACTGTCAATGGGCGAGATTTGGCCCAAAAGCCAACATTATTTAATATGACGCGATCGGAGCTTACATTTGCACTCCTAGTTGAATCTATTCTCAATCATATTCCATTACCGGAATATCGCCAGCTGGTCGTTGAG CTTTTGACTATTGTGTCAACGATACTATTGCGAAACCCTGAGCTCAAATTTCAGAAACAATTAGATCTGAACAAGCTTGTTGAAGATGCATTCATCATGTACTGTAAG GACCAGAATATAGATAAGAGCAAAGACATGACTCCGTTATTTTCTGCACATTTCACAATTACAACAGGATACCTTGCTCGGGCAGTAGTCAATGATGTCCTCATTGGTGGATGCTTTTCCACTGCTCTAAATGTACAGGACAGTGTTGAAGCTGATGAAATGTGTAAGATTACATAA
- the LOC124298488 gene encoding probable phosphorylase b kinase regulatory subunit beta isoform X2, whose amino-acid sequence MPSFICSSKAPFLKDNRQCSLSDLDVDMFLKISNYEDTVRQLDIYYGIVKRQLLRHQSCITGLFPQISSDKVVGSVRESIYCAAAIWSLYQAYRRIDDDRGKSYELGQSAIKCMRGILECWIKQSSRIELFKRNQCNLFALHCKFHLVTGDEIFPDTDYHHLQIDVVSLYLIFLVQMISSGLQIIYTQDEVAFVQNLVYYVERAYRTPDFGIWERGSRYNDGTPEIHASSIGMAKSALEAINGCNLFGEKGASWSVIYVDIDAHNRNRSIFETMLPRESSSKSVDAALLPTISFPAFATHEENLYNETKANIIRRLQGNYGFKRFGRDGYKTVLEETHRRYYKQGQIKEFDNIECEWPLFYIFMIIDGVFKTLPEQVEEYQNLLKLRLHKDVNGDPVIPMYYFVPEENIEVEKAQPGSALRMSSIEGSGQKSTGEAENVTLYLWNQAMFVIAQLLTAGLLHINELDPIRRYLPSYNRPRRAGRYSAFQAKPSIGTHTDLVVQIVLIAESMRLQAMMATYGIQTQTPHEVEPVQIWSSTQLVKVYEQLGVNKKLDLRGRPARPVGSLGTSKVYRVCGMTVLCYPLIFEVSEFYLYRDMALLIDDIKTELQFVGRYWRLSGRPTVCLLIREEHMRDPQFKQMLDLFAMLKKGYCDGTKVRIGRLQNLISSSCIEHLDFMDTMDTDLSLTQFRQLEHDYIGYQSLTDVPRALSYSEELKEYSKYMKEPLCNILDEIRNTDGLYAKCQLYGILLKREGIDYKCNGLTVGDHLRGLYQQAGGLRYWMAIRYCSSMLHHTVDSISPFITGVLVNGKQITVGVVGQEETVFDKPMTPAEIQSVMYSTIQPHDIIQAVLQQEVLLYCGRLIGTNPEMFKGILKIRVGWVLEAVKLYVQMFGKNPKPIENYSPYEVRRFLMKVLTIKDWAVTQNLSILGRRKIEGCLCRVPANFYNQVWEVLVRCPFGITVNGRDLAQKPTLFNMTRSELTFALLVESILNHIPLPEYRQLVVELLTIVSTILLRNPELKFQKQLDLNKLVEDAFIMYCKDQNIDKSKDMTPLFSAHFTITTGYLARAVVNDVLIGGCFSTALNVQDSVEADEMCKIT is encoded by the exons ATGCCAAGTTTTATCTGCTCATCAAA aGCTCCATTTCTAAAGGACAACCGTCAGTGCAGCTTAAGTGATTTAGATGTCGacatgtttttgaaaatatctaacTACGAGGATACTGTTCGCCAACTAGATATATATTATGGCATAG TAAAAAGACAGTTATTGAGACATCAAAGCTGCATCACAGGcctttttcctcaaatttcaAGTGACAAAGTTGTTGGCAGCGTTAGGGAAAGTATTTACTGTGCAGCAGCAATCTGGAGCTTGTATCAAGCCTACAG ACGAATAGATGATGACAGAGGAAAATCTTACGAGCTTGGGCAGTCAGCCATAAAGTGTATGCGAGGTATACTTGAATGCTGGATAAAGCAGTCATCAAGAATCGAATTGTTCAAGCGCAATCAGTGCAACTTATTTGCTCTGcattgtaaatttcatttagTTACAGGCGATGAAATATTTCCAGATACAGATTATCACCATTTACAG ATCGATGTTGTTTCTCTTTACCTGATTTTTCTGGTTCAAATGATATCATCGGGCTTGCAAATAATATATACGCAGGACGAAGTAGCTTTTGTACAGAACTTGGTATACTATGTTGAGCGAGCCTATCGCACACCAGATTTTGGTATTTGGGAACGGGGTAGCCGTTACAATGACGGAACACCTGAGATACATGCCAGTTCCATTGGTATGGCTAAAAGCGCACTGGAAGCCATAAATGGATGTAATTTGTTTGGAGAAAAAGGAGCATCCTGGTCCGTTATATATGTCGACATCGATGCTCATAATAGGAACCGCAGcatttttgaaacaatgctcCCAAGAGAATCTAGTTCAAAG AGTGTCGATGCTGCCTTGCTTCCTACTATTTCGTTTCCAGCATTTGCAACTcatgaagaaaatttatacaatgaaaCTAAGGCAAATATAATACGCAGACTGCAAGGCAATTATGGTTTCAAACGATTTGGTAGGGATGGGTATAAGACTGTGCTTGAAGAAACACATCGTCGGTACTATAAGCAAGGACAAATTAAG GAATTTGACAACATCGAGTGTGAGTGGccattattttatattttcatgatCATTGATGGCGTATTCAAAACTCTTCCAGAGCAAGTTGAAGAGTATCAAAACCTGTTGAAATTGAGACTTCATAAAGACGTTAATGGAG ATCCTGTGATACCCATGTATTACTTTGTCCctgaagaaaatattgaagtaGAAAAAGCGCAGCCAGGCAGTGCACTGCGAATGTCCAGCATCGAAGGTAGTGGGCAGAAATCAACTGGCGAAGCAGAGAATGTAACCCTTTACTTGTGGAACCAAGCTATGTTCGTAATTGCACAGTTGTTAACAGCTGGTTTGTTGCACATTAATGAGTTGGATCCAATTCGACGTTATCTTCCGTCTTACAATAGGCCACGTAGAGCGGGTAGATACTCTGCGTTTCAG GCAAAGCCCAGCATT GGGACGCACACAGATCTGGTTGTACAGATAGTTTTAATCGCAGAGTCCATGAGGCTGCAGGCTATGATGGCTACATATGGTATTCAAACACAGACACCTCATGAAGTAGAACCTGTACAAATCTGGTCATCCACTCAATTGGTTAAAGTCTATGAACAACTTGGAGTCAATAAGAAATTAGATCTGCGTGGTCGACCTGCAAGGCCGGTTGGTTCCCTAGGCACTAGTAAG GTGTACAGAGTTTGCGGTATGACGGTCTTATGCTATCCCTTGATATTCGAagtttctgaattttatttatatcggGATATGGCACTACTGATTGATGACATCAAAACGGAGCTGCAATTTGTTGGCAGATATTGGAGACTCTCTGGCCGGCCTACCGTCTGTCTTCTTATAAGAGAAGAACACATGCG TGACCcacaatttaaacaaatgtTGGATTTATTTGCAATGTTGAAAAAAGGATACTGTGATGGAACTAAAGTAAGAATTGGACGCTTGCAAAATCTGATCTCGTCTTCATGCATTG AGCATTTAGACTTCATGGATACCATGGACACTGATCTATCGCTTACGCAATTCCGACAACTAGAACATGACTACATTGGATATCAGAGTTTGACAGATGTACCCCGGGCACTGTCGTATTCTGAAGAATTAAAAGAATATTCC aaATACATGAAAGAGCCATTATGCAACATATTAGACGAAATTCGAAATACAGATGGACTGTACGCTAAATGTCAGCTTTATGGCATCTTGTTGAAACGTGAAGGCATTGACTACAAATGTAATGGACTGACAG TGGGTGATCACCTCAGGGGTTTGTATCAGCAGGCTGGTGGCCTCAGATATTGGATGGCAATCCGTTACTGTAGTAGTATGCTGCATCACACTGTCGACAGTATTAGTCCGTTTATCACAGGCGTCCTTGTCAATGGAAAACAG atAACAGTTGGTGTGGTAGGTCAAGAAGAAACTGTGTTCGATAAACCAATGACTCCTGCTGAGATCCAGTCCGTTATGTATTCTACGATTCAACCTCATGACATAATTCAAGCTGTCCTTCAACAGGAGGTTCTACTTTATTGCGGTAGACTTATCGGCACCAATCCAGAAATGTTTAAAGGCATTCTTAAAATACGTGTTGG TTGGGTGCTAGAAGCTGTCAAACTCTATGTGCAAATGTTTGGAAAGAACCCAAAACCCATTGAGAACTATAGCCCCTACGAAGTTAGACGATTCTTGATGAAAGTGCTGACCATCAAGGATTGGGCAGTTACACAGAA tttgaGCATATTAGGTAGAAGGAAGATTGAAGGATGCCTGTGCAGAGTGCCTGCAAACTTTTACAACCAGGTATGGGAAGTTCTGGTTCGTTGTCCTTTTGGGATTACTGTCAATGGGCGAGATTTGGCCCAAAAGCCAACATTATTTAATATGACGCGATCGGAGCTTACATTTGCACTCCTAGTTGAATCTATTCTCAATCATATTCCATTACCGGAATATCGCCAGCTGGTCGTTGAG CTTTTGACTATTGTGTCAACGATACTATTGCGAAACCCTGAGCTCAAATTTCAGAAACAATTAGATCTGAACAAGCTTGTTGAAGATGCATTCATCATGTACTGTAAG GACCAGAATATAGATAAGAGCAAAGACATGACTCCGTTATTTTCTGCACATTTCACAATTACAACAGGATACCTTGCTCGGGCAGTAGTCAATGATGTCCTCATTGGTGGATGCTTTTCCACTGCTCTAAATGTACAGGACAGTGTTGAAGCTGATGAAATGTGTAAGATTACATAA
- the LOC124298488 gene encoding probable phosphorylase b kinase regulatory subunit beta isoform X6, which translates to MAQILTSPLSTHKAPFLKDNRQCSLSDLDVDMFLKISNYEDTVRQLDIYYGIVKRQLLRHQSCITGLFPQISSDKVVGSVRESIYCAAAIWSLYQAYRRIDDDRGKSYELGQSAIKCMRGILECWIKQSSRIELFKRNQCNLFALHCKFHLVTGDEIFPDTDYHHLQIDVVSLYLIFLVQMISSGLQIIYTQDEVAFVQNLVYYVERAYRTPDFGIWERGSRYNDGTPEIHASSIGMAKSALEAINGCNLFGEKGASWSVIYVDIDAHNRNRSIFETMLPRESSSKSVDAALLPTISFPAFATHEENLYNETKANIIRRLQGNYGFKRFGRDGYKTVLEETHRRYYKQGQIKEFDNIECEWPLFYIFMIIDGVFKTLPEQVEEYQNLLKLRLHKDVNGDPVIPMYYFVPEENIEVEKAQPGSALRMSSIEGSGQKSTGEAENVTLYLWNQAMFVIAQLLTAGLLHINELDPIRRYLPSYNRPRRAGRYSAFQAKPSIGTHTDLVVQIVLIAESMRLQAMMATYGIQTQTPHEVEPVQIWSSTQLVKVYEQLGVNKKLDLRGRPARPVGSLGTSKVYRVCGMTVLCYPLIFEVSEFYLYRDMALLIDDIKTELQFVGRYWRLSGRPTVCLLIREEHMRDPQFKQMLDLFAMLKKGYCDGTKVRIGRLQNLISSSCIEHLDFMDTMDTDLSLTQFRQLEHDYIGYQSLTDVPRALSYSEELKEYSKYMKEPLCNILDEIRNTDGLYAKCQLYGILLKREGIDYKCNGLTVQPQIHYHRFSG; encoded by the exons ATGGCACAAATACTCACATCACCATTAAGTACTCATAA aGCTCCATTTCTAAAGGACAACCGTCAGTGCAGCTTAAGTGATTTAGATGTCGacatgtttttgaaaatatctaacTACGAGGATACTGTTCGCCAACTAGATATATATTATGGCATAG TAAAAAGACAGTTATTGAGACATCAAAGCTGCATCACAGGcctttttcctcaaatttcaAGTGACAAAGTTGTTGGCAGCGTTAGGGAAAGTATTTACTGTGCAGCAGCAATCTGGAGCTTGTATCAAGCCTACAG ACGAATAGATGATGACAGAGGAAAATCTTACGAGCTTGGGCAGTCAGCCATAAAGTGTATGCGAGGTATACTTGAATGCTGGATAAAGCAGTCATCAAGAATCGAATTGTTCAAGCGCAATCAGTGCAACTTATTTGCTCTGcattgtaaatttcatttagTTACAGGCGATGAAATATTTCCAGATACAGATTATCACCATTTACAG ATCGATGTTGTTTCTCTTTACCTGATTTTTCTGGTTCAAATGATATCATCGGGCTTGCAAATAATATATACGCAGGACGAAGTAGCTTTTGTACAGAACTTGGTATACTATGTTGAGCGAGCCTATCGCACACCAGATTTTGGTATTTGGGAACGGGGTAGCCGTTACAATGACGGAACACCTGAGATACATGCCAGTTCCATTGGTATGGCTAAAAGCGCACTGGAAGCCATAAATGGATGTAATTTGTTTGGAGAAAAAGGAGCATCCTGGTCCGTTATATATGTCGACATCGATGCTCATAATAGGAACCGCAGcatttttgaaacaatgctcCCAAGAGAATCTAGTTCAAAG AGTGTCGATGCTGCCTTGCTTCCTACTATTTCGTTTCCAGCATTTGCAACTcatgaagaaaatttatacaatgaaaCTAAGGCAAATATAATACGCAGACTGCAAGGCAATTATGGTTTCAAACGATTTGGTAGGGATGGGTATAAGACTGTGCTTGAAGAAACACATCGTCGGTACTATAAGCAAGGACAAATTAAG GAATTTGACAACATCGAGTGTGAGTGGccattattttatattttcatgatCATTGATGGCGTATTCAAAACTCTTCCAGAGCAAGTTGAAGAGTATCAAAACCTGTTGAAATTGAGACTTCATAAAGACGTTAATGGAG ATCCTGTGATACCCATGTATTACTTTGTCCctgaagaaaatattgaagtaGAAAAAGCGCAGCCAGGCAGTGCACTGCGAATGTCCAGCATCGAAGGTAGTGGGCAGAAATCAACTGGCGAAGCAGAGAATGTAACCCTTTACTTGTGGAACCAAGCTATGTTCGTAATTGCACAGTTGTTAACAGCTGGTTTGTTGCACATTAATGAGTTGGATCCAATTCGACGTTATCTTCCGTCTTACAATAGGCCACGTAGAGCGGGTAGATACTCTGCGTTTCAG GCAAAGCCCAGCATT GGGACGCACACAGATCTGGTTGTACAGATAGTTTTAATCGCAGAGTCCATGAGGCTGCAGGCTATGATGGCTACATATGGTATTCAAACACAGACACCTCATGAAGTAGAACCTGTACAAATCTGGTCATCCACTCAATTGGTTAAAGTCTATGAACAACTTGGAGTCAATAAGAAATTAGATCTGCGTGGTCGACCTGCAAGGCCGGTTGGTTCCCTAGGCACTAGTAAG GTGTACAGAGTTTGCGGTATGACGGTCTTATGCTATCCCTTGATATTCGAagtttctgaattttatttatatcggGATATGGCACTACTGATTGATGACATCAAAACGGAGCTGCAATTTGTTGGCAGATATTGGAGACTCTCTGGCCGGCCTACCGTCTGTCTTCTTATAAGAGAAGAACACATGCG TGACCcacaatttaaacaaatgtTGGATTTATTTGCAATGTTGAAAAAAGGATACTGTGATGGAACTAAAGTAAGAATTGGACGCTTGCAAAATCTGATCTCGTCTTCATGCATTG AGCATTTAGACTTCATGGATACCATGGACACTGATCTATCGCTTACGCAATTCCGACAACTAGAACATGACTACATTGGATATCAGAGTTTGACAGATGTACCCCGGGCACTGTCGTATTCTGAAGAATTAAAAGAATATTCC aaATACATGAAAGAGCCATTATGCAACATATTAGACGAAATTCGAAATACAGATGGACTGTACGCTAAATGTCAGCTTTATGGCATCTTGTTGAAACGTGAAGGCATTGACTACAAATGTAATGGACTGACAG ttcAACCACAAATACATTACCATCGTTTTAGTGGGTGA